The region TATGTGTGCAGGCACAGCCGATTCTCGTCCGAGCTTGACTGAACGAGACCGGTATAGCTTTCGCATGCAGTGCACAGAATTGGTGAGACGGAGCTGATACACCTGCTAGCATTTCCCCTTGATTGTATGAGCTCCCGGCACTGAATgttcgactatatatatatatatatatatatatatatatatatatatatcgctatAAATAGCAAGCCTCGTTTCAGTGGCGGGCAAGTTCCCCAGCAGCTTCGTGACCAAACTCAGGACCTGGGCCCTAGGAGAGTCAGCGTTTTAGAAACACTGCCGTACGGAGAACGACCAATGAACGCCTTACCGGACTCCGGCTGCACATCAATCGACTCCAACGGGATGCAGGCGGCCCTGCGGCGCGGACTTCCCCTCCTCGGCCTCACCTCGGACGACGAAGTGTCGCCGCTGGTCGTCGCGCTGAAAACAGACAGCCAGAGCCAGAGGTAAGGGCTCAGGACGCCCAAGTTTCGCTCGCCAGTTGTTCCGTCTGTCATACGGCAACCGGCGTAAGAATTATTTGACGTTACAGTAAACAGCTGTTTATTGCTACGCTATCCGGCTTTTCGAGGAACCTGCCTACGCGCCACTATGCCAGCCACACAAAGCGTACACTTCAACACTGGCATAAACAAAGACAATGCCTCTCGCAGAACCAACGAAGTTAGTGAGTAGCGTATTTTGTCGCGAGCCTTACACTCGTCAAAACAACAACGCTGCCGACAATAAAGCGTGAGACTAAGGGTTCTGTGCTGCACAGGCACTCCAATCAACATACGATTTACGTCAGCCTCCATAAAGGCAGAAGCGCCCTCCCTCCGGCCCCTCCTGCGTGAACTATATCAATACGCATTGGACAACCAATGTAGTCAGTCGTGAAATTGTAAGCTTAAGGGTCTTGTGCTATACAGTATGGACTTTAATCCTTGCTACGCTTCCACTATCTTGAGCAGTCTGACACAAAGGAAAGCAAGGGAAAGAAAAGAGGCAGATTCACAGCGGCGGGGGCACAAGGCAATAACGCTCGTGTCCTTGGAATTAGGTGCGCGTTAAGGAAGCCAACGTGGTCAAAATTCACCCGGAGCCACCCAATGCGGTGTCTCTCATAGCGCACGGTGCACCTTCCGGTCGTTACAATCGATCAAGACGTTGAGCGAATGTCCCAGATGAGAGATGCAAGACCCGGCAACGATGGCTCATTATTGTTCTTAAGAACATGCACAAATAAGCGAACGAGGAACCCACGTCGTAGTAGGGCAGCCAGAAGAAGATTCTTCCACCTCGGGAACCGTGTCTGTGCTGCCCGACGTGGTCGCCCACGCGGGAAGCGGCAGCACGGTAGGTTCGGCAGCGGGGGCGCTCGGATTGGCCTCCTCCTCTTGCTGCGCCAGCTATGACGACACCAGAACGGGTTATCAGACAAGAACAATAGGTGGCCATGAATTCTTTCTTAAAAGGATAGCTCGAAGAAAGACAGAGAACGGGGAAAAGCAGTCGGGACAGGCGCTATAGTCCCGTCTGGTCTCCGCTTTGCCCGCTTGGTCCCTCTATCCCTTTCCCTCAGCGCATAGTAGCAGACCGGATGTGCgcctgattaacctccctgcacTTTCTTTCTTCGCCCTCTAGCTATCGACGTTGTGTCTGCACTACTTATTGCAAAAGCTATGCATAAACTATATAATTGGCATCATTTGGTGCTACGACTTCCTCTGTGGTTTGGTATAGGTAGCGcatgaaaaaaaattggaggaagcttaagcttcgcctttaagagtggaacgcgatagcgttatcgggccccgttcgcatcgcatgtttgtttcagtgggcttcaccgcaacacagaacgtgggaaagccagcttacaaagaccaagcttacaccgatccccttaaagtcggcttcacttttaaacagaaatgcattgctgggaagacgttctttcaggggcaatatataagtcgtcttatattaaaacgtgaaggccctagcaccttttttattattttattaattgtttgctattgctctgatgcgcgcgcgtgtccaaaacgcattaggcaggcgaagtcccaatttgacctgctgaggatgcgagtgccatctggatagcattttcgcaactAAACTACCCGAGGGCGCCGCTgtaggtatggtagaaatgctggaaagggggtttgtgtttgagtttcctcgtaacagaattatgttttctcttacattcaaattacaatccgacgccactatgtctgtaggttgtggtactttaccatttttctgatggatttcactgtgagaaattcaatttttgttcaccaacaccctgcaccacgtggagggcctgcgcggtcggggtggttcgggatgattttctccttcgctgacaccttgcgccacgcagagagcctgcgcagtcggggtggttggggatgaatttttccgccacggacgccgacatccacgccgacgccggattttctgcgacacggggcccttaacgctttcgcgttaatagagaggtttagattagggggacgcaagcgtaaggGCTCCCTAGCGCTTGGGggccctacgcttgcgtccccctaatctaaaactccctaatctaaaactctctaataatggCAAAAGGGGGAGACGGGGACACATGTAGCGCTGCGTAAGTCCCTCTTGTCCTCGTTTTTCGAGCGTATCTGCACCAGGTCATTCGGCACCAACGAGCCCAAACCGTTACGGTTGTCGTCCGTGTTAACAGGCAACGTTTTTCTCTATCTGTGGCGTTTTGTGGCGGAGCATCGCTTGAAAACTGAGGCGAACGCCAACGTGTCCGAAAGAACGCATACTACTGCGCCTCCCGAACGGGGAGTCCCTTCCCAGAAGGAAAATCTCACCTTGGTCGGCAGCGGCGGTGCAGGCGCAGTGggcgtcgctgtcgtcgttgCCTGCGCTTCCGCTGTCCCCGTCGGTAGAGATGGCGCCGGCGGCAGCAGTAGCACCTCGTCGACATCGGCCAGAGCGAGGTTGACGTGCCGGTCGTAGGCGTGCACGAAGCCCGTCAGGATGCTGCGCACACGCGTGTGGCTGCGCGTCCAAACCTGCGCCGAGAAGCGTCGCCCTCTCTTCAACCTCACCAATCGGCGGGTACTGCGATGCCACGTTAACGCTTCTCGGTGGCCATCGGCTATTTCACGCTGAATACGACGGTCCTTGTAAGATCATCGAAGCCGAGTTTCAATGTGCTTAGTTAGTACAGAACTAGGAATAAAGACCACCAGAGCACGCCTAGTACTGATTGTTTCGAAATCTTCTGCCGCGGAATAGATGTCGATGCTTCTGTCAAAGGTTCTGTGACTTACCTTGACGCGTAGTCGGTCGCGCACTGCTCGGTAGAGGATGCTCAGGGGCCCCTTGGTGTGCATGCCTCCCATCATGCTGCGCTCCACCACGCTGGCCATGGTACGCGGACCACGACGAAGGTGGCCGCTGGGTTCTTTGGGCTCCTCCGGCTGCGTATTGCGGCGTCAACACAGTGTGCGACGTCAAAGAAATTAACCTCAACACTCTTATAAAGACGCGCCGAggagcgtgacgtcacgaaaatgcggtgccGCTGCCGTCACACTTCCCGAAGGCAAATGATAACAGCAATAATAGTAATATTAAATTTCACTGCCGCGAATACTCCCGGAGGGCAAAATTAATAGACAGGCCAAGTTCTCAAATGTTACTTGGAAAAGGTTACGTTTATTCGCGTATTAAAGTTGTCTGTAAAGCTTTTAACGAAAAAGCTCGCTTGGTGCCGCCTTGTTCGAGGTTAGACAGTGGCGACCTGGTTGTACTCGAACAGGTAACAGGCGGACGAGGCGTTTGCACTTGTATGACTATATAGTATACGGAAAAGCGGGTGTCCTCGGCGCAGTGACTTCGAATCATGTGGCTTATGAGAGAACTCGAAATGTATGGTGTCACGGCCGGTTAGCGAACGGCAGAACACGTGGACGACTTCCGTAAGCAGGGATGGTGGCACCGTTCCACACTGCCCGACGCGTTATTCACGATTCTATCATGAGGTCCGCCATGTTGGTTAGCTCAGACAAAATATGCGGAGAAGTGCGCACTTCCGAATGTCGCATATTGTTATACAGCCGAACTTGCACGTGTGGCGGTAACGCCTATACCGTTGGTTTCCTTAACGCGACTGCGCGCAAGAAACGAGCAAATGTTCGCAGGGACATGACGGAAATCCTTAAAACCCTCCAATACCGCATTTTCGTTCTCAGTACCTCGAAAGAGCTCAAATTTCACGCGGGAATCCTTGAAGTTTATTTTCGGCTCGACGATTTTCGACGTTTGTTGGGACATCTGGCCGCAAGTTGGTGCAATCCAAAAATCAAGCAAGTGCGATCTAGTCGGCAGCATTGTGGTGCTTGGTGATCGTTTTCATGCTAAGCGTTTTGCTCCTCCTTCTTGACACAAACAAATGAAAACGCTTGGCTACGCAGTCCTCGGGTTTTGCATTTGCAGCAATTaatgagagagagggaaaaagacCCTAGAATTATGTTTCGACTAGGACGTATTCAATCCGTTAAACTTTTCTATTTTACCTCTTTTGGGTTGCATGCAATAAAGTA is a window of Dermacentor silvarum isolate Dsil-2018 chromosome 4, BIME_Dsil_1.4, whole genome shotgun sequence DNA encoding:
- the LOC119449766 gene encoding U7 snRNA-associated Sm-like protein LSm11, translating into MAAPSKVDDRGADGIELTKELRDPYVVFYDEDVLTPVPDAQPLSSLEEFAAKYLRDKKAMVEAETAPEVQEVQPEEPKEPSGHLRRGPRTMASVVERSMMGGMHTKGPLSILYRAVRDRLRVKVWTRSHTRVRSILTGFVHAYDRHVNLALADVDEVLLLPPAPSLPTGTAEAQATTTATPTAPAPPLPTKLAQQEEEANPSAPAAEPTVLPLPAWATTSGSTDTVPEVEESSSGCPTTTATTSGDTSSSEVRPRRGSPRRRAACIPLESIDVQPESDQEEPAEAPSDPRPSAAESTPVAQKKRPARTGRARRRAAAPTLAPRSRHVNQLFVRGENVVSVALMPV